Proteins co-encoded in one Streptomyces roseochromogenus subsp. oscitans DS 12.976 genomic window:
- the glpR gene encoding gephyrin-like molybdotransferase receptor GlpR — MSSSGLIYAVIVGAWAAYLVPMWLRRQDELNEARPTERFSTAIRLLSGKAGMERRYAKDLRARSAQEGEPDTGAPDAVTDSVDVRAFAMPPTRRQVHTDAEPGVPGRAEPAREQAAEPAPKPAPKPAPKPASGSAPASGSVPASKRVPSARRSPSAQAAAARARRSKVLARRRRTTVMLFFAFTLGAVVAAVGGLAFLWVPAVPAVLLSGYIAYLRSQERRRFAYQMDRRRAEVAAQRLRERERQPRRRASLDASPGADEPEDAPEAGTDTGLAALAADRRALVEQTDHAEWVDQQRERQRRPGGDSWDPVPVPLPTYVTAPVAPRATSDVDLGAPDTWSSARSSSVVPERGASRAPEGEAGEQASASGGNPADGRSDARRAASARRARERGRTPLFDQYEDGDRPRAANE; from the coding sequence GTGAGCAGCAGCGGCCTCATCTACGCAGTCATTGTCGGGGCCTGGGCCGCCTACTTGGTGCCGATGTGGCTCCGTAGGCAGGACGAGCTGAACGAGGCCCGTCCGACGGAACGCTTCAGCACCGCCATCCGGCTGCTGTCCGGAAAGGCGGGAATGGAGCGCCGGTACGCCAAGGACCTGCGGGCGCGCTCCGCCCAGGAGGGGGAGCCGGACACCGGCGCCCCGGACGCCGTCACCGATTCGGTGGACGTCCGGGCGTTCGCCATGCCTCCGACCCGACGTCAGGTGCACACCGACGCCGAGCCGGGGGTGCCCGGGAGGGCCGAACCGGCACGCGAACAGGCTGCCGAGCCGGCGCCCAAGCCGGCGCCCAAGCCCGCGCCCAAGCCCGCGTCCGGTTCGGCGCCGGCATCCGGCTCCGTACCCGCGTCGAAGCGGGTGCCGTCCGCGCGGCGCTCTCCCTCGGCGCAGGCGGCCGCAGCGCGCGCCCGGCGCTCGAAGGTCCTTGCGCGTCGTAGGCGCACCACCGTGATGCTCTTCTTCGCCTTCACACTGGGCGCCGTCGTTGCGGCTGTCGGCGGGCTCGCCTTCCTGTGGGTGCCCGCCGTACCGGCCGTCTTGCTCAGCGGGTACATCGCGTACCTGCGCTCCCAGGAGCGCCGTCGTTTCGCCTACCAGATGGACCGTCGGCGCGCCGAGGTTGCAGCTCAGCGGCTGCGGGAGCGGGAGCGCCAGCCGCGTCGGCGCGCGTCTCTCGACGCGAGCCCCGGCGCGGACGAACCGGAGGATGCCCCGGAGGCTGGGACGGACACCGGGCTCGCCGCGCTCGCCGCAGACCGGCGTGCACTGGTCGAGCAGACGGATCACGCCGAGTGGGTCGATCAGCAGCGCGAGCGGCAGCGGCGGCCCGGCGGGGACAGCTGGGACCCGGTGCCGGTGCCCCTGCCGACGTACGTGACCGCGCCGGTCGCGCCACGTGCCACCTCCGATGTGGATCTGGGGGCGCCCGACACATGGAGTTCGGCGCGCTCCAGCTCGGTCGTGCCGGAGCGCGGAGCGAGCCGGGCGCCGGAGGGTGAGGCGGGCGAGCAGGCGTCCGCGTCCGGGGGTAACCCAGCGGACGGCCGCAGCGACGCGCGCCGCGCGGCCTCCGCGCGCCGGGCGCGCGAGCGTGGACGCACGCCCCTCTTCGATCAGTACGAGGACGGCGACCGCCCGCGCGCGGCCAACGAGTGA
- a CDS encoding GNAT family N-acetyltransferase has product MNIRRVRFDHPDAVKLNDEVQAEYHVRYGDGGDATALDAADFDPPRGVYLIAYDEHGHPVATGGWRSQDHNDEGNTDGDAELKRMYVIADMRGRGLARRILTALEEDARAAGRLRMVLETGTKQPEAIALYTSSGYEPCTKFGYYRHHEESRCYAKAL; this is encoded by the coding sequence ATGAACATACGTCGTGTTCGTTTCGATCACCCCGACGCCGTCAAGCTCAACGACGAGGTCCAGGCCGAATACCACGTGCGATACGGCGATGGCGGCGACGCCACGGCCCTCGACGCAGCCGACTTCGACCCGCCCCGGGGCGTGTATCTGATCGCGTACGACGAGCACGGCCACCCTGTCGCGACCGGCGGCTGGCGCAGCCAGGATCACAACGACGAGGGCAACACAGACGGCGACGCCGAACTCAAACGCATGTACGTGATCGCAGACATGCGGGGCCGAGGGCTCGCGCGCCGGATACTCACGGCCCTGGAGGAGGATGCCCGCGCCGCCGGCCGCCTCCGCATGGTCCTGGAGACGGGCACCAAACAGCCGGAGGCCATCGCCCTGTACACCTCCAGCGGCTACGAACCGTGCACCAAGTTCGGCTACTACCGCCACCACGAGGAGAGCCGCTGCTACGCGAAGGCACTCTGA
- a CDS encoding exodeoxyribonuclease III — MLTVTSVNVNGLRAAAKKGFVEWLAQTSADVVCLQEVRAEPDQLPEQVRQPDGWHVVHAPAAAKGRAGVSLCTRREPDRVRVGFGSAEFDGSGRYVEADLPGVTVASLYLPSGEVGTERQDEKVRFMGEFLAHLKALRERAAADGREVVVCGDWNIAHQEADLKNWRGNTKNSGFLPEEREWLGRVLAAEEGGYVDVVRALHPDVEGPYTWWSYRGRAFDNDSGWRIDYHVATPGLAGKAVKGFVERAATHAERWSDHAPVTVVYDL, encoded by the coding sequence GTGCTGACTGTGACCTCGGTGAACGTGAACGGACTGCGGGCCGCCGCCAAGAAGGGCTTCGTAGAGTGGCTCGCGCAGACCTCCGCGGATGTCGTCTGCCTGCAGGAGGTGCGTGCCGAACCAGACCAGCTACCGGAGCAGGTGCGCCAGCCCGACGGCTGGCACGTCGTGCACGCCCCGGCCGCAGCCAAGGGGCGCGCGGGTGTCTCCCTCTGCACGCGGCGCGAGCCCGACCGCGTCCGGGTCGGCTTCGGCTCGGCCGAGTTCGACGGCAGCGGGCGCTATGTCGAGGCCGACCTGCCCGGCGTCACGGTGGCCTCCCTGTATCTGCCCTCCGGCGAGGTCGGCACCGAGCGGCAGGACGAGAAGGTCCGCTTCATGGGCGAGTTCCTCGCCCACCTCAAGGCGCTGCGGGAGCGAGCCGCCGCCGACGGTCGCGAGGTGGTCGTCTGCGGCGACTGGAACATCGCCCATCAGGAGGCCGACCTCAAGAACTGGCGCGGCAACACCAAGAACTCCGGCTTCCTGCCCGAGGAGAGGGAGTGGCTCGGCCGGGTGCTCGCCGCCGAAGAGGGCGGCTACGTCGACGTCGTACGCGCCCTGCACCCCGACGTTGAGGGGCCGTACACCTGGTGGTCGTACCGCGGGCGGGCCTTCGACAACGACTCCGGCTGGCGTATCGACTACCACGTCGCCACGCCCGGTCTCGCCGGCAAGGCCGTCAAGGGCTTCGTCGAGCGCGCGGCCACGCACGCCGAGCGCTGGTCCGACCATGCGCCGGTGACGGTCGTCTACGACCTGTAG
- a CDS encoding MerR family transcriptional regulator has protein sequence MGELAHLAGITVRTLRFYRERKLIPPPRREGRIAWYDDHHLARLRTIAALLERGHTLNGIAELAEAFDHGRDVADLLGVGGPTEEEPVRLTPEELAARFEGEVTPENLAAAMELGYLGTDGDEIVHISRRLLDVSSALVREGIPLGEVLTAAARVREHADALAELFSDLILRHAPEEDLHRLRPLARSVVEAELSLAMDRRLNKGTGARET, from the coding sequence ATGGGGGAGCTGGCGCACCTGGCCGGCATCACCGTGCGCACACTGCGCTTCTACCGCGAGCGCAAGCTGATCCCGCCGCCCCGCCGCGAGGGCCGTATCGCCTGGTACGACGACCACCACCTGGCTCGTCTGCGCACCATCGCCGCCCTGCTGGAACGCGGCCACACCCTCAACGGCATCGCCGAACTGGCCGAGGCCTTCGACCACGGCCGCGACGTCGCCGACCTCCTCGGCGTCGGCGGCCCCACCGAGGAGGAACCGGTCCGCCTCACCCCGGAGGAACTCGCCGCCCGCTTCGAGGGCGAGGTCACCCCCGAGAACCTCGCCGCCGCCATGGAACTGGGCTACCTGGGCACCGACGGCGACGAGATCGTCCACATCAGCCGCCGCCTGCTGGACGTCTCCTCAGCGCTGGTCCGCGAGGGCATCCCGCTCGGGGAGGTCCTCACGGCCGCCGCCCGCGTCCGCGAACACGCCGATGCCCTGGCCGAGCTCTTCTCCGACCTGATCCTGCGACACGCCCCAGAGGAGGACCTCCACCGCCTGCGCCCCCTGGCCCGCAGCGTGGTGGAGGCGGAACTCTCCCTGGCCATGGACCGCCGCCTCAACAAGGGGACAGGCGCGAGGGAGACCTGA
- a CDS encoding flavin-containing monooxygenase, with protein sequence MAQHEHVRVAVIGSGFGGLGAAVRLRREGITDFVVLERADSVGGTWRDNSYPGCACDVPSHLYSFSFAPNPDWPRTFSGQRHIRAYLEHVTDLFGLRRHIRFDSEVKLMTWDADNLRWNIETTRGSLSADVVVSATGPLSDPKIPEIPGLESFPGEVFHSARWDHDYDLRGKRVAMVGTGASAIQIVPAIQREVGRLTLFQRTPPWVMPRVDRAISGAERWLHRSLPFTTQLRRGLLWGIRELQVQAFTKHPDELGLVEQLAKRNMARAIKDPALRAKLTPDYRIGCKRILLSSEYYPALVKPNVDVVASGLSAIRGSTVVAADGTEAEVDAIIFGTGFHVTDMPIAERVVGAEGVTLADSWKNGMQALRGATAAGFPNWMTIIGPNTGLGNSSMILMIESQLNYMADYLRQLEVLGVPPGPQGTGGGRTALDARPAAVEGWNRTVQERMKRTVWNTGGCTSWYLDASGRNTTIWPGTTSEFRRATQRVDLGEYVVIRKPGVKDADGDADGAGRGVKKAGEPARTTKRPARATGKSAPARIADAQQSEGAA encoded by the coding sequence ATGGCCCAGCACGAGCATGTACGGGTGGCGGTGATCGGGTCCGGGTTCGGCGGGCTGGGAGCCGCCGTGCGGCTGCGCCGCGAAGGGATCACCGACTTCGTCGTCCTGGAGCGGGCGGACAGCGTCGGCGGCACCTGGCGGGACAACAGTTACCCCGGGTGCGCCTGCGACGTGCCCTCCCACCTCTACTCCTTCTCCTTCGCACCCAACCCCGACTGGCCGCGTACCTTCTCCGGGCAGCGGCACATCCGCGCCTACCTGGAGCACGTCACCGACCTCTTCGGACTGCGCCGGCACATCCGCTTCGACTCCGAGGTCAAGCTGATGACCTGGGACGCGGACAACCTGCGGTGGAACATCGAGACCACGCGCGGGTCGCTCTCCGCCGACGTGGTCGTCTCCGCCACCGGGCCGCTTTCCGACCCGAAGATCCCCGAGATTCCGGGCCTGGAGTCCTTCCCGGGCGAGGTATTCCACTCCGCCCGCTGGGACCACGACTACGACCTGCGCGGCAAGCGCGTCGCCATGGTCGGCACCGGTGCGTCCGCCATCCAGATCGTGCCCGCGATCCAGCGCGAGGTCGGCCGGCTCACCCTCTTCCAGCGCACCCCGCCGTGGGTGATGCCCCGCGTCGACCGTGCCATCAGCGGCGCCGAGCGCTGGTTGCACCGGTCGCTGCCCTTCACCACCCAGCTGAGGCGGGGCCTGCTGTGGGGCATCCGGGAGCTGCAGGTGCAGGCGTTCACCAAGCACCCCGACGAACTCGGGCTCGTCGAGCAGCTCGCCAAGCGCAACATGGCCCGCGCCATCAAGGACCCGGCCCTGCGCGCCAAGCTCACCCCCGACTACCGCATCGGCTGCAAGCGGATCCTGCTGTCCAGCGAGTACTACCCGGCGCTGGTCAAGCCGAATGTCGACGTCGTCGCCAGCGGGCTCAGCGCGATCCGCGGGTCGACCGTCGTCGCGGCCGACGGCACCGAGGCCGAGGTCGACGCGATCATTTTCGGCACGGGCTTCCACGTCACGGACATGCCGATCGCCGAGCGGGTGGTCGGGGCGGAGGGCGTCACCCTCGCCGACTCCTGGAAGAACGGCATGCAGGCGCTGCGCGGCGCCACGGCCGCCGGGTTCCCGAACTGGATGACCATCATCGGGCCCAACACCGGCCTCGGGAACTCCTCCATGATCCTCATGATCGAGTCCCAGCTGAACTACATGGCCGACTATCTGCGGCAACTGGAAGTCCTGGGGGTCCCCCCAGGCCCTCAAGGCACTGGGGGAGGCCGTACGGCCCTCGATGCCCGGCCCGCTGCCGTCGAGGGCTGGAATCGCACGGTCCAGGAGCGCATGAAGCGCACCGTGTGGAACACCGGCGGATGCACCAGCTGGTACCTGGACGCGAGTGGCCGCAACACCACCATCTGGCCCGGTACGACGTCCGAGTTCCGGCGCGCGACCCAGCGGGTGGATCTGGGGGAGTACGTGGTCATCCGCAAGCCCGGCGTGAAGGACGCCGACGGCGACGCGGACGGCGCAGGCCGCGGCGTGAAGAAGGCGGGCGAGCCCGCGCGCACAACCAAGCGACCCGCGCGCGCCACCGGTAAGTCCGCGCCCGCGCGCATCGCCGACGCCCAGCAGAGCGAGGGCGCCGCATGA
- a CDS encoding alpha/beta fold hydrolase, producing MSRLAFVASGPYAPPTPARELTVVSADGARLHVEVHGPENAPPVVLSHGWTCSTAFWAAQIRDLTKDHRVIAYDQRGHGRSPASPACTTHALADDLEAVLAQTLARGEKALIVGHSMGGMTVMAAATRPRFREHAAAVLLCSTGSSRLVAEARVVPLRAGRVRTWITGRVLGSRAPLGPVTPVAKSILKYATMGAGSAPHMVEACARIVHACPRAVRHAWAGVLEALDLDHGVRELHAPTAVVHGASDRLTPPVHARALVAALPQCVGLTELTGVGHMTPIEAPDLVTGRIRDLVTTYVTVTGTSPEGENRATPAQIKEGA from the coding sequence ATGAGCCGTCTCGCCTTCGTGGCCTCCGGACCGTACGCCCCGCCCACCCCCGCCCGCGAGCTCACCGTCGTCTCCGCCGACGGCGCGCGGCTGCACGTCGAGGTGCACGGGCCTGAGAACGCGCCCCCTGTCGTCCTCTCTCACGGCTGGACCTGCTCGACCGCCTTCTGGGCCGCGCAGATACGGGACCTGACCAAGGACCACCGGGTGATCGCGTACGACCAGAGGGGGCACGGGCGCAGCCCCGCGAGCCCCGCGTGTACCACCCACGCGCTGGCGGACGATCTGGAGGCGGTGCTCGCGCAGACGCTCGCGCGCGGAGAGAAGGCGCTGATCGTTGGCCACTCCATGGGCGGTATGACGGTCATGGCCGCGGCCACGCGCCCCCGCTTCCGCGAACATGCCGCCGCCGTCCTGCTGTGCAGCACCGGCAGCTCGCGGCTGGTCGCGGAGGCGCGTGTGGTGCCGTTGCGCGCCGGGCGTGTGCGCACCTGGATCACCGGGCGCGTTCTCGGTTCGCGCGCCCCGCTCGGGCCGGTCACGCCGGTCGCGAAGAGCATCCTCAAGTACGCCACCATGGGAGCCGGTTCCGCCCCGCACATGGTGGAGGCGTGCGCGCGGATCGTACACGCCTGTCCGCGCGCTGTGCGCCACGCCTGGGCCGGTGTGCTCGAGGCACTCGATCTCGACCACGGCGTACGGGAGTTGCACGCGCCCACCGCGGTCGTGCACGGCGCGTCCGACCGGCTCACGCCCCCCGTGCACGCCCGCGCGCTGGTCGCCGCGCTGCCGCAGTGCGTCGGCCTCACCGAGCTGACCGGCGTCGGCCACATGACTCCGATCGAGGCACCCGACCTGGTGACCGGCAGGATCCGGGACCTCGTCACCACGTATGTCACCGTCACGGGGACCAGCCCCGAGGGCGAGAACCGTGCCACCCCGGCGCAGATCAAGGAGGGCGCATGA
- a CDS encoding SDR family oxidoreductase, translating into MSRVSLEGQVAVVTGAARGVGELLARKLSARGAKVALVGLEEEALKEVSSRLHSDSAYWYADVTDHETMSRIAREVKARFGKVDIVVANAGVASGGPFVDSDPQAWRRVIEVNLIGSAVTARAFLPVLTESRGYLLQIASLAAITPAPMMTAYCASKSGVEAYAHCLRAEVGYQGVRVGVGYLSWTDTDMVRGADQDDVMRELRQRLPWPSNKTYPLGPAVDRLVAGIERRSAHVYGQWWLRGMQGVRGYLPGIIGTVGQREMKRFAPRLQGMRSGLVGAGGAADEAARATHRN; encoded by the coding sequence ATGAGCAGGGTCAGCCTCGAAGGGCAGGTCGCGGTCGTCACCGGAGCGGCGCGCGGTGTCGGTGAGCTGCTGGCGCGCAAGCTCTCCGCGCGCGGCGCGAAGGTCGCGCTGGTCGGGCTGGAGGAGGAGGCGCTCAAGGAGGTCTCCTCGCGTCTGCACAGCGACAGCGCCTACTGGTACGCCGACGTCACGGACCACGAGACGATGAGCCGGATCGCGCGGGAGGTGAAGGCGCGGTTCGGGAAGGTCGACATCGTGGTGGCCAATGCCGGTGTGGCGTCGGGCGGTCCGTTCGTCGACTCCGATCCGCAGGCCTGGCGGCGGGTGATCGAGGTGAACCTGATCGGTTCGGCGGTGACCGCGCGGGCGTTCCTGCCGGTGCTGACGGAGAGCCGGGGCTATCTGCTCCAGATCGCCTCGCTCGCCGCGATCACCCCGGCGCCGATGATGACGGCGTACTGCGCGTCCAAGTCGGGCGTGGAGGCGTACGCGCACTGTCTGCGCGCCGAGGTCGGCTACCAGGGCGTGCGCGTCGGCGTGGGCTACCTGTCGTGGACCGACACCGACATGGTGCGCGGCGCCGACCAGGACGACGTGATGCGCGAGCTGCGGCAGCGGCTGCCGTGGCCGTCCAACAAGACGTACCCGCTGGGGCCGGCGGTGGACCGGCTGGTCGCCGGGATCGAGCGGCGCTCGGCGCATGTGTACGGACAGTGGTGGTTGCGCGGCATGCAGGGCGTGCGCGGGTATCTGCCGGGGATCATCGGGACGGTCGGGCAGCGCGAGATGAAGCGGTTCGCGCCGCGGCTGCAGGGGATGCGCTCGGGACTCGTGGGTGCGGGGGGAGCGGCCGACGAAGCGGCGCGAGCCACGCACCGTAACTGA
- a CDS encoding S41 family peptidase: MSYLRLPHLSGDLLCFVAEDDLWLAPLDAPGRAWRLTADRTKTGHPRFSPDGRQIAYTTWRSLVPEIHLVGVDGGPARQLTYWGSADTQVCGWDPDDHILAVASHGQPFSYFTWAYKVPTDGDPGGRLPWGPVADIQVADVAGEHKTLLLTGTPPHEPASWKRYRGGAMGRLWLHGKQLVPDIGGHLACPMFVAGRIAFLSDHEGVGNLYSCAHDGTDLRRHTDHEAFYARHASSDGTRVVYQCAGDLWLVDDLAPDAVPRKLDIRLAGPATGRRPYQVPAAQNVDGISVDETGRASAVVVRGSLYWLTHREGPARTISDTPGVRVRLPEMLGTTGQVAYVTDAEGEDAVEIAQLPRATGDRAPRRLASGELGRVLELACDPEGERLAVASHDGRLLLIDVSEGEGGEGGEGGEGGKVQGGDGEAAASGDGEGDGSAAGPGEKGASATEGADEKSTSAAASTDEKSTSTAGPADEKSTSAAAGADEQNSGPDEQGSGPAEAAGARVTELIRSVNGPVRDLSFSPDGAWLTWSHPGIGRSLRQIKLARIKDRLIVDVTNGRFEDENPVFTRDGRYLAFLSWRGFDPVYDVHTGDLSFPLGCRPYLVPLNSVTPSPFALNPEGRPAAGGLDPVEDEETGEAGTVTVEVEGLANRVTPFPVIASKYSALCPVAGGGLVWLRWPISGALGETFVNPADISGRPTLEYFNITKAKKAELVGHMDWFAVSGDGTRLVVVDEGDLRAVPSTESGDADTTVWIDLRRILHEVDPPAEWRQAFDEAGRIIRGYFWDPGMCGIDWDAVLDQYRPLVERVASPDDFADLLREVLGELGTSHAYVTAARRNEGPPHYQRWQGLLGANLVRRNGHWVVKRILPGDSSDSKARSPLAGTGIREGAVLTHVDGRPVDPVTGPFPLLAGSGGTTVELTFTPADISAEGASGRARRVAVVPLVDERPLRYQDWVAKRREVVRELSGGKCGYLHIPDMGGSGWAQFNRDLRMEVSRPALIVDVRGNAGGHISELVIEALTRTILGWDLTRDAQPVSYTSNAPRGPIVALADEATSSDGDMITAAFKLLKLGPVVGQRTWGGVVGMTGRHRLGDGTVITVPMNAAWFDAYGWSVENHGVTPDLEIMRTPLDWAEGRHAQMDDAIQLALDLLESNPAAVPPDYSDAPNRSRPNLPPRAKRGVK, from the coding sequence GTGAGCTATCTGCGCCTTCCCCACCTCAGCGGCGACCTGCTGTGCTTCGTGGCCGAGGACGACCTCTGGCTGGCTCCTCTCGACGCCCCCGGCCGGGCCTGGCGGCTCACGGCGGACCGTACGAAGACCGGGCACCCGCGGTTCTCGCCCGACGGCAGACAGATCGCGTACACGACCTGGCGCAGCCTCGTGCCCGAGATCCACCTGGTCGGCGTCGACGGCGGTCCCGCGCGGCAGCTGACGTACTGGGGCAGCGCCGACACCCAGGTCTGCGGCTGGGATCCGGACGACCACATCCTGGCGGTTGCCTCGCACGGCCAGCCCTTCTCCTACTTCACCTGGGCCTACAAGGTCCCCACCGACGGAGACCCCGGCGGCCGGCTGCCCTGGGGCCCGGTCGCCGACATCCAGGTCGCCGACGTCGCCGGCGAGCACAAGACCCTCCTGCTCACCGGCACCCCGCCGCACGAACCGGCCTCCTGGAAGCGCTACCGCGGCGGCGCCATGGGCCGGCTATGGCTGCACGGCAAGCAACTCGTGCCCGACATCGGCGGCCATCTGGCCTGTCCCATGTTCGTCGCCGGCCGGATCGCCTTCCTCTCCGACCACGAGGGCGTCGGCAACCTCTACTCCTGCGCCCACGACGGCACCGATCTGCGCCGCCACACCGACCACGAAGCGTTCTACGCCCGGCACGCCTCCAGCGACGGCACCCGGGTCGTCTACCAGTGCGCCGGCGACCTGTGGCTGGTCGACGACCTCGCCCCGGACGCCGTACCGCGCAAGCTGGACATCCGCCTCGCCGGGCCGGCCACCGGACGCCGCCCGTACCAGGTGCCGGCTGCGCAGAACGTCGACGGCATCTCCGTGGACGAGACAGGCCGGGCCAGCGCCGTCGTCGTACGCGGCAGCCTGTACTGGCTCACCCACCGCGAAGGCCCCGCCCGTACGATCTCCGACACACCCGGCGTGCGGGTACGGCTGCCGGAGATGCTGGGCACGACCGGTCAGGTGGCCTATGTGACGGACGCCGAGGGCGAGGACGCCGTGGAGATCGCCCAGCTGCCCCGCGCGACCGGCGACCGCGCGCCCCGCCGGCTCGCCTCCGGCGAACTGGGCCGCGTCCTGGAACTGGCCTGCGACCCGGAGGGCGAACGACTGGCGGTCGCCTCGCACGACGGGCGGTTGCTGCTGATCGATGTGTCGGAGGGGGAGGGTGGAGAGGGCGGAGAGGGCGGAGAGGGCGGGAAGGTCCAGGGGGGCGACGGTGAAGCCGCCGCGAGCGGCGACGGCGAGGGCGACGGATCTGCAGCAGGTCCGGGCGAAAAGGGCGCGAGCGCTACGGAAGGCGCGGACGAAAAGAGCACGAGCGCTGCGGCAAGCACGGACGAAAAGAGCACGAGCACCGCGGGACCTGCGGACGAAAAGAGCACGAGCGCTGCGGCCGGAGCCGACGAACAGAACAGCGGACCTGACGAACAGGGCAGCGGACCCGCTGAAGCCGCCGGAGCCCGTGTCACCGAGCTGATCCGCTCCGTCAACGGCCCCGTCCGCGACCTCTCCTTCTCCCCGGACGGCGCGTGGCTCACCTGGTCCCACCCGGGCATCGGCCGCTCCCTGCGCCAGATCAAGCTGGCCCGGATCAAGGACCGGCTGATCGTGGACGTGACCAACGGCCGCTTCGAGGACGAGAACCCGGTCTTCACCCGGGACGGCCGCTACCTCGCCTTCCTCTCCTGGCGCGGCTTCGACCCGGTGTACGACGTCCACACCGGCGACCTGTCCTTCCCGCTCGGCTGCCGCCCGTACCTCGTCCCGCTGAACTCGGTGACCCCCTCCCCCTTCGCCCTGAACCCCGAGGGCCGACCGGCCGCCGGCGGGCTCGACCCGGTCGAGGACGAGGAGACGGGCGAGGCCGGCACGGTGACGGTGGAGGTGGAGGGCCTGGCGAACCGGGTCACCCCGTTCCCGGTGATCGCCTCCAAGTACTCCGCGCTGTGCCCGGTCGCGGGCGGCGGACTGGTCTGGCTGCGCTGGCCGATCTCCGGCGCGCTCGGCGAGACCTTCGTCAACCCGGCCGACATCAGCGGTCGCCCGACGCTGGAGTACTTCAACATCACCAAGGCGAAAAAGGCCGAACTGGTCGGCCACATGGACTGGTTCGCGGTCAGCGGCGACGGCACCCGGCTGGTCGTCGTGGACGAGGGCGATCTGCGCGCGGTGCCCTCCACGGAGTCCGGTGACGCGGACACGACCGTCTGGATCGACCTGCGCCGCATCCTGCACGAGGTCGACCCGCCCGCGGAGTGGCGCCAGGCCTTCGACGAGGCGGGCCGGATCATCCGCGGCTACTTCTGGGACCCGGGCATGTGCGGCATCGACTGGGACGCGGTGCTCGACCAGTACCGCCCGCTCGTCGAACGGGTCGCCTCCCCCGACGATTTCGCGGATCTGCTGCGGGAGGTCCTCGGCGAACTGGGCACCTCGCACGCCTACGTCACCGCCGCCCGCCGCAACGAGGGCCCGCCCCACTACCAGCGCTGGCAGGGCCTGCTCGGTGCCAACCTCGTCCGTCGCAACGGCCACTGGGTGGTCAAGCGCATCCTGCCCGGTGACTCCTCCGACTCCAAGGCCCGCTCACCGCTGGCCGGCACGGGCATCCGCGAGGGCGCCGTCCTGACCCACGTCGACGGCCGCCCCGTCGACCCGGTGACCGGACCGTTCCCGCTCCTCGCCGGCTCCGGGGGTACGACCGTGGAGCTGACGTTCACCCCGGCGGACATCTCGGCGGAAGGGGCGTCGGGCCGAGCCCGCCGGGTCGCCGTCGTCCCACTCGTCGACGAACGGCCGCTGCGCTACCAGGACTGGGTCGCCAAACGCCGCGAGGTCGTACGGGAGTTGAGCGGCGGCAAGTGCGGCTATCTGCACATCCCCGACATGGGCGGCTCGGGCTGGGCCCAGTTCAACCGCGACCTGCGCATGGAGGTGTCCCGGCCCGCCCTGATCGTGGACGTACGCGGCAACGCCGGCGGGCACATCAGCGAACTCGTCATCGAGGCGCTGACCCGGACGATCCTGGGCTGGGACCTGACGCGGGACGCGCAACCGGTGTCGTACACCTCGAACGCGCCGCGTGGCCCGATCGTGGCTCTGGCCGACGAAGCGACGTCGTCGGACGGCGACATGATCACGGCCGCCTTCAAACTGCTGAAACTAGGGCCGGTGGTCGGCCAGCGCACCTGGGGCGGTGTGGTCGGCATGACCGGCCGCCACCGGCTGGGCGACGGCACGGTGATCACGGTGCCGATGAACGCGGCCTGGTTCGACGCCTACGGCTGGTCCGTGGAGAACCACGGCGTCACCCCCGACCTGGAGATCATGCGCACCCCCCTGGACTGGGCAGAAGGCCGGCACGCCCAGATGGACGACGCGATCCAACTGGCCCTGGACCTCCTCGAATCCAACCCCGCCGCAGTCCCCCCCGACTACAGCGACGCCCCCAACCGCTCCCGCCCAAATCTCCCGCCCCGGGCGAAGCGAGGGGTGAAGTAG